The sequence ACCAGCACCCTTTGGCCAGAGCGAGTGCCGGAGACGATCGCCTTTGTCGTGGTGGCGCTGGCGGCGGTCTTCATGCGCTGCATCAGGCTGGACACAGCCTATGGGAACATCGACTGGCGGCTGCTGATCCTCATCGGCGGCATGATGGCCTTTGGGGAGGCGATGCGTAGCTCTGGTGCGGCGGATATGATCGCCACGGGGATCACCAAGAGCATGCAGGCTTATGGCGTGTATGCTGTTTTTGCGGGTTTTTGCCTTCTCACGGTTTTGCTGACACAGCCGATGTCGAATGCGGCAGCCGCGCTGGTCGTGCTGCCGGTGGCGCTCCAAACTGCGGCTGCTCTGGGGGCGAATCAGCGCACCTTTGCCATCGGGATCATGCTGAGTGCCTCTGTGAGCGTGCTGACGCCTTTTGAGCCGAGTTGCATTTTGGTCTATGGACCGGGGAAATACCGGTTTTCCGACTTTATCAAAGTGGGAGGCGGATTGACGGCGGTGATGCTGCTCGTCGTTCTGGTGATGGTGCCGATGTATTGGCCGCTAAAGTGAGCGGGAGGCCTCAATAGCCACCTGCGCCGATTTTGCCACCTGCGCCATCGAGAGAGCCTGCGGCCTCACGGCGGCGATAGTCATCCATCATGGCAGCGGTGGCTGTGGCACCGCAGCGGGTGCCACCCAGCTCACGCACGCGGATGAGACCATCGAGATCACGCACACCACCAGCGGCCTTCACTTGCACCTGGGGGCCACAACTGGCCCGCATAAGCGCCAAATCGTGCTCCGTAGCTCCTTTGTAATTGTAGCTGCCATCCGCTTGCTTCACAAAGCCGTAGCCGGTGCTGGTTTTCACCCAGTCTGCACCTGCACGCTCGCAGAGCTGGCAGAGCTTGCGCTTGAAATCATCACTGCTGAGGCCCGCGCCACCCTGGGTGAGGTAGTCGTTTTCAAAAATCACCTTCACCTTCGCACCGTGGCGATGCGCTTCATCGCAGACGACTTTCACATCTGCCTCCACGTAGTCCCAGTCGCCGCTGAGTGCCTTGCCGATATTGATGACCATGTCGATCTCTGCTGCGCCGTCTTTGCAGGCGAGCTCGGTCTCATAGCGCTTGGATTCCGATGTGCTATTGCCATGGGGGAAGCCGATCACGCAGCCGACGAGCACGCCGCTGCCTTGTAGCCACGCCACGGCTTGCTTCACGGCGTAGGGTTTGATGCAGACGGAGGCTGCTTGGTATTGCGCGGCGAGTTTGCACCCAGCCTCCAGGTCAGCATCTGTCATCGTCGGATGCAGCAGGCTATGGTCGATCATTTTGGAGAGGTCGGAGTAGCTGTATTTCATGGTGGCGGCTTACTAGCGGGCAAGTGAGCTCGATCAAGGAATCGCTGGCACCTTTGTCATTCGTCATTACATCCATGACCTGTATCCCCATGGTCCCACTCCTCGACGTCAACGCCCAGAACCACCCGCTCGAATCTGAACTCCAGGCTGCCTTTACCCAGGTGCTGAAGCATGGCCGCTTCATCATGGGGCCGGAGATGGAGACTTTTGAAAAAGAAATCGCCACCATGACGGGGGCGAAGCACGCTCTCGCCGTCTCCTCCGGCACGGATGCGCTGCTGCTGGCGCTCATGGCGCTGGACATCCGGCCTGGGGATGAGGTGCTGTGCCCTGCATTCACCTTTTTTGCCACCGCAGGTGCCGTCTCCCGCCTGGGGGCCGTGCCGGTCTTCACGGACATTTGCCCGATCTGCTTCAACATGGATGTGAATGATGCACGGGCAAAAATCACCGCCAAAACAAAGGCTCTCATCCCAGTGCATCTCTTTGGCCAATGCGCTGACATGGACCCCATCCTCGCCCTCGCCCAGGAGCATGGCCTGAAAGTCGTCGAGGACGCAGCGCAGTCCATCGGCGCAGCCTACAAAGGCCGTCAAAGCGGCACCATGGGCCACTTTGGCACGTACAGCTTCTTCCCCAGCAAAAACCTGGGCGGTTTCGGTGACGGCGGCATGCTGGTGACGAGCGACGATGAGCTCGCGGAGTTCGCCCGTGTGCTGCGGGTGCATGGCAGCAAGCCCAAGTACTATCATCACTACGTAGGCGGCAATTTCCGCATGGACACGCTGCAATGCGCCCTCCTGAGCGTGAAAGTGAAGCGCTACGCCCAATACACCGCTGATCGCCAGCGCAATGCCGCGCACTACACGGCAGCGCTCTCAAAGCTCCCCGGCGTGGTCTCCGCAGATCCTGCCCACTGCAAATGCGCTGCTGCGCAAAACGCCGCTCTAGCCGCACAAAATGCCAAGCTGGTGCTGCCCACCAGTTACAGCCACAACACACACATCTGGAATCAATTCACCCTGCGTGTCCTCGGCGGTAGGCGTGATTCCTTGCGCGATCATCTGGTGGCGAAGAAAATCGGCTGTGACATCTACTACCCGGTCACGCTGGATCAGCAGCAATGCTTTGCCAATCTGCCATCCAGCAGCCGCCAGGGCTGCGATGTGAGCCACCAACTCGCTGCTGAAGTGCTGAGCATCCCGATCTACGGCGAACTCAGTGAAGCCCAACGCGAGGAAGTCATCTCCGCCATCGCCGAGTGGCTGTGATGGGTGGGGAGCGGTGTGATTCCGCGCCGTTTTTCAGCCTCCAGAGCAAGCCAGCCCATGAAGATTCCGACGAGTCCGATAAAGATATAGCCAAGTCAAAACAGAGACGCTGTATTTACGGTTACACGGGCATCAAGCCTTCGAGTTGCTCTCGAGCTTGTCACCAA is a genomic window of Verrucomicrobiaceae bacterium containing:
- the deoC gene encoding deoxyribose-phosphate aldolase — encoded protein: MKYSYSDLSKMIDHSLLHPTMTDADLEAGCKLAAQYQAASVCIKPYAVKQAVAWLQGSGVLVGCVIGFPHGNSTSESKRYETELACKDGAAEIDMVINIGKALSGDWDYVEADVKVVCDEAHRHGAKVKVIFENDYLTQGGAGLSSDDFKRKLCQLCERAGADWVKTSTGYGFVKQADGSYNYKGATEHDLALMRASCGPQVQVKAAGGVRDLDGLIRVRELGGTRCGATATAAMMDDYRRREAAGSLDGAGGKIGAGGY
- a CDS encoding DegT/DnrJ/EryC1/StrS family aminotransferase, translated to MTCIPMVPLLDVNAQNHPLESELQAAFTQVLKHGRFIMGPEMETFEKEIATMTGAKHALAVSSGTDALLLALMALDIRPGDEVLCPAFTFFATAGAVSRLGAVPVFTDICPICFNMDVNDARAKITAKTKALIPVHLFGQCADMDPILALAQEHGLKVVEDAAQSIGAAYKGRQSGTMGHFGTYSFFPSKNLGGFGDGGMLVTSDDELAEFARVLRVHGSKPKYYHHYVGGNFRMDTLQCALLSVKVKRYAQYTADRQRNAAHYTAALSKLPGVVSADPAHCKCAAAQNAALAAQNAKLVLPTSYSHNTHIWNQFTLRVLGGRRDSLRDHLVAKKIGCDIYYPVTLDQQQCFANLPSSSRQGCDVSHQLAAEVLSIPIYGELSEAQREEVISAIAEWL